The proteins below are encoded in one region of Pseudonocardia sp. DSM 110487:
- a CDS encoding S-(hydroxymethyl)mycothiol dehydrogenase, translated as MPQQVRGVVAHKKGEPVSLETVIVPDPGPGEAVVKVQACGVCHTDLHYREGGINDEFPFLLGHEAAGVVETVGEGVTDVEPGDFVILNWRAVDGTCRACRRGEPWYCFSTHNAAQKMTLESGQELSPALGIGAFVEKTLVHAGQCTKVNPEVKPEVAGLLGCGVMAGIGAAINTGKVGRGDSIAVIGCGGVGDAAIAGARLAGASTIIAIDVDDRKLAWAKEFGATHTINSRSQDVVEGVKALTDGNGANVVVEAVGRPETYKQAFYARDLAGTVVLVGVPTPDMMVDLPLIDVFGRGGSLKSSWYGDCLPSRDFPMLVDLHLQGRLPLEKFVSETIGLDGVEAAFEKMHKGEVLRSVVIL; from the coding sequence ATGCCGCAGCAGGTCCGCGGGGTCGTCGCGCACAAGAAGGGTGAGCCGGTCTCGCTGGAGACGGTGATCGTGCCGGACCCGGGGCCCGGTGAGGCGGTCGTGAAGGTGCAGGCCTGCGGGGTCTGCCACACCGACCTGCACTACCGCGAGGGCGGGATCAACGACGAGTTCCCGTTCCTGCTCGGGCACGAGGCCGCGGGGGTCGTCGAGACCGTCGGCGAGGGTGTCACGGACGTCGAGCCGGGGGACTTCGTCATCCTCAACTGGCGCGCCGTCGACGGCACGTGCCGCGCCTGCCGCCGCGGCGAGCCCTGGTACTGCTTCTCCACCCACAACGCCGCGCAGAAGATGACCCTCGAGTCCGGCCAGGAGCTCTCCCCCGCGCTCGGCATCGGCGCGTTCGTCGAGAAGACCCTCGTCCACGCCGGGCAGTGCACGAAGGTGAACCCCGAGGTCAAGCCGGAGGTTGCGGGGCTGCTCGGCTGCGGGGTCATGGCCGGCATCGGCGCGGCCATCAACACCGGGAAGGTGGGTCGCGGCGACTCGATCGCCGTGATCGGCTGCGGCGGCGTGGGCGACGCGGCGATCGCAGGCGCCCGGCTCGCCGGCGCGTCCACGATCATCGCGATCGACGTGGACGACCGGAAGCTGGCCTGGGCGAAGGAGTTCGGCGCCACCCACACCATCAACTCGCGCTCGCAGGACGTCGTCGAGGGGGTGAAGGCCCTCACCGACGGCAACGGTGCGAACGTCGTCGTCGAGGCTGTCGGCCGCCCCGAGACCTACAAGCAGGCCTTCTACGCCCGCGACCTCGCAGGCACCGTCGTGCTCGTCGGCGTGCCCACCCCCGACATGATGGTCGACCTGCCCCTGATCGACGTGTTCGGCCGCGGCGGCTCGCTCAAGTCGTCCTGGTACGGCGACTGCCTGCCGTCCCGCGACTTCCCCATGCTCGTCGACCTGCACCTGCAGGGCAGGCTGCCGCTGGAGAAGTTCGTCAGCGAGACGATCGGGCTGGACGGCGTCGAGGCCGCGTTCGAGAAGATGCACAAGGGCGAGGTCCTGCGGTCGGTGGTGATCCTGTGA